A single Gambusia affinis linkage group LG20, SWU_Gaff_1.0, whole genome shotgun sequence DNA region contains:
- the LOC122823497 gene encoding translational activator of cytochrome c oxidase 1 — protein MLGLTLFRTLRTQRPPRLVGTAPVRSVPLSGSCALSPPCWTGPVRTLRLSTAFCAGHNKWSKVRHIKGPKDEARGKMISKFGMMIRIAVKEGGTNPELNINLANLVEQCRSKNIPKASIDAAIKSAVGS, from the exons ATGCTGGGGCTCACTCTGTTCAGGACTTTGCGGACCCAGCGCCCACCACGGCTGGTCGGGACGGCTCCGGTGCGGAGTGTCCCTTTATCGGGTTCATGCGCGCTGTCCCCGCCGTGCTGGACGGGTCCCGTCCGCACGTTGCGGCTGAGCACCGCCTTCTGCGCTGGTCACAACAAGTGGTCAAAGGTCAGGCACATCAAGGGTCCGAAGGATGAGGCGAGAGGAAAAATGATCTCGAAGTTTGGGATGATGATAAGAATAGCTGTGAAGG AAGGTGGAACCAACCCGGAACTGAATATAAACTTGGCCAACTTAGTGGAGCAATGCAGGAGCAAGAACATCCCCAAAGCATCCATAGATGCAGCAATCAAGAGTGCAGTAGGTTCATAA